In a genomic window of Akkermansia massiliensis:
- a CDS encoding glycosyltransferase family 2 protein, with protein sequence MTPDAYTPLFSIIIPVYRNEKQLAACLDSVRNQTLADWECLCIDDGSTDGSGAILDEYARKDARFRVIHKRNEGVSAARNLGISLAHAPHLAFVDADDRLLPETLQACHETMRETAADMVVFGASLVSCAAEWTGFMSPSIRSLPPDSTAVFHAGTPFVENNNIPACWAKIYKKEILVKNKIKFPENVKFAEDLYFTAQCFCHCSSVTVINKPFYQYSADGETGVTSNFFNRKRPLEDYMNALRAILDLSNCIDGRSPYSSNYFQRSRSLLVLFRLCYANYKLLADRIKSLYPDREKAIRKEAFSALKKYVTLANLPRILYFSLKSNYGHLLGNLLANKK encoded by the coding sequence ATGACCCCGGACGCGTACACCCCCCTGTTCAGCATCATCATCCCGGTGTACCGGAATGAAAAGCAGCTTGCGGCCTGCCTGGACTCCGTCAGGAACCAGACCCTGGCGGACTGGGAATGCCTCTGCATTGACGACGGCTCTACGGACGGCAGCGGCGCGATTCTGGATGAATACGCCCGGAAGGACGCGCGCTTCCGCGTCATCCACAAGCGGAATGAAGGGGTGTCCGCGGCGCGCAACCTGGGGATAAGCCTGGCGCATGCCCCGCATCTGGCGTTTGTGGACGCGGACGACCGGCTCCTCCCGGAAACGCTCCAGGCCTGCCATGAAACGATGCGGGAGACCGCAGCGGACATGGTCGTCTTCGGCGCAAGCCTCGTTTCCTGCGCGGCGGAATGGACGGGCTTCATGTCCCCTTCCATCCGCTCCCTGCCTCCGGATTCCACGGCTGTTTTCCACGCGGGAACACCGTTTGTGGAAAACAACAACATTCCGGCCTGCTGGGCCAAGATATATAAAAAGGAAATTCTGGTTAAAAATAAAATTAAATTCCCGGAAAACGTCAAATTTGCGGAAGATCTTTATTTCACGGCTCAATGTTTCTGCCATTGCAGCTCCGTAACCGTCATCAACAAGCCTTTTTATCAATATTCCGCCGACGGGGAAACAGGGGTTACCAGCAATTTCTTCAACCGGAAAAGGCCTCTGGAGGATTACATGAACGCCCTTCGCGCCATCCTGGACTTGAGCAACTGCATTGACGGGCGTTCCCCGTACAGCAGCAACTATTTCCAGCGGAGCCGGAGCCTCCTGGTCCTGTTCAGGCTTTGCTATGCCAACTATAAACTTCTTGCGGATAGAATAAAAAGCCTTTACCCCGACCGGGAAAAGGCCATACGGAAAGAAGCTTTTTCCGCCTTAAAAAAATATGTGACGCTTGCCAACCTGCCGCGGATACTTTACTTTTCCCTCAAATCAAATTACGGGCACCTGCTCGGGAACCTGCTGGCCAACAAGAAATAA
- a CDS encoding oligosaccharide flippase family protein: MNEIKTGACINYISIIVRLATQFFLTPFTLSSLGENEYGIFMLSNSVIAWLSLTDFGLGVTVNKYIATYHAKKENDREAHFLGQAMMLFSFLGLLTFAAGMICYVNLGALFPNLSGPELDTLKILYLLTLGNIILAFPLRPLSCVPGSYMKFIVPGLVSLGLSLFNTLLTVLLLVWGYKAIALTVLGVGIGVASLAWGTYYTIRCLGVRIIFRKPDWKLYREMFTFSFWILLNQLMDLFYWRAGTPILARTAGAQAVTLFTLGISFSQYFMTASTAISGVIAPKIMQMVALDSTKEQLTRMMIRVGRLQLALLSVILVSFISCGHDFLHLWVGKTIGDQTGTVWVGAVIVLLPLLVPLTQNTGLAILQALNIHKGRAIILFYSSLLCVILGYFISLYYGTIGMFIGTAISLFIGQVLMINRYYARTAGLDMRRFFRRTYGPLLLPSAVMILAGLGAVALLTLDNWFSFLAFAFCYGLLAVGTIWFFYLNRDERDMFLGPLQKLIPSRHDKN, translated from the coding sequence ATGAATGAAATCAAGACGGGGGCCTGCATTAATTACATATCCATCATCGTCAGGCTGGCGACGCAGTTCTTTCTGACCCCGTTTACCCTGTCCAGTCTGGGAGAAAATGAATACGGCATTTTCATGCTCAGCAATTCCGTGATTGCGTGGCTGTCCCTGACGGACTTCGGCCTGGGGGTGACCGTCAACAAATACATCGCCACCTATCACGCGAAAAAGGAGAACGACCGGGAGGCCCATTTCCTGGGACAGGCCATGATGCTGTTCTCCTTCCTGGGGCTGCTCACCTTCGCGGCGGGCATGATCTGCTATGTAAACCTGGGCGCCCTGTTCCCCAATCTGTCCGGGCCGGAGCTTGACACCCTGAAAATCCTGTACCTGCTGACGCTGGGCAACATCATCCTGGCCTTTCCCCTGCGGCCGCTGTCCTGCGTGCCTGGGTCCTACATGAAATTCATCGTTCCCGGGCTGGTCAGCCTGGGCCTCTCCCTCTTCAATACGCTTCTTACTGTTCTGCTTCTGGTGTGGGGGTACAAGGCGATCGCCCTCACCGTCCTGGGCGTGGGCATCGGCGTAGCCAGCCTGGCGTGGGGAACGTATTACACCATCCGCTGCCTGGGCGTGCGCATCATTTTCCGCAAGCCTGACTGGAAGCTGTACCGGGAGATGTTCACCTTTTCCTTCTGGATTCTGCTGAACCAGCTCATGGACCTGTTCTACTGGCGGGCGGGCACTCCCATCCTGGCAAGGACGGCGGGGGCCCAGGCGGTCACCCTGTTCACGCTGGGAATCTCGTTCTCCCAGTACTTCATGACGGCTTCCACCGCCATTTCCGGAGTCATTGCCCCCAAAATCATGCAGATGGTGGCCCTGGATTCCACCAAGGAGCAGCTCACCCGCATGATGATACGGGTGGGGCGCCTTCAACTGGCCCTGCTGAGCGTCATCCTGGTTTCCTTCATCAGCTGCGGCCACGACTTCCTGCACCTGTGGGTGGGGAAAACCATCGGGGACCAGACAGGCACGGTCTGGGTGGGGGCCGTCATCGTGCTGCTCCCCCTGCTGGTTCCGCTGACTCAAAACACGGGCCTCGCCATCCTCCAGGCCCTCAACATCCACAAGGGGAGGGCCATCATCCTCTTTTACTCCTCCCTGCTCTGCGTCATCCTGGGCTACTTCATCTCCCTGTACTACGGCACCATCGGAATGTTCATCGGCACCGCCATTTCCCTGTTCATCGGCCAGGTGCTGATGATCAACCGCTACTACGCCCGCACCGCCGGTCTGGACATGAGGCGCTTCTTCCGCCGCACCTACGGGCCCCTGCTGCTGCCCTCCGCCGTCATGATCCTGGCGGGGCTGGGAGCGGTTGCCCTGCTAACGCTGGACAACTGGTTCTCCTTCCTGGCCTTCGCCTTCTGCTACGGCCTCCTGGCCGTGGGAACCATCTGGTTCTTCTACCTCAACCGGGATGAACGGGACATGTTTCTCGGCCCCCTGCAAAAACTGATTCCTTCCCGCCATGATAAAAACTGA
- a CDS encoding polysaccharide pyruvyl transferase family protein: MIKTDAPPELSTLCTGCSACANICPRDAISMNWSPSGFLTPAVNLEACVHCGLCTKTCPDLNPPARPPQAFDEPRAYAAWALDEAVRLNSSSGGVFTILARHILAQGGVVYGVAWNTDGELSVRHVRLDSLPELKLLNGSKYLQADPGHAYRDIKKDLKEGKTVLFSGTPCQAAALRAYLKKPWDSLFIIDIACHGVPSKNLFDAYRQDYERSTDRQISCINFRDKTHGWNHYSVMKFHRDGSGSGARIYTEDLFMQAYLSDICLGEACYNCPHASGPRTSDLTLADFWGAGYFHPKWDDSRGISLVLANTSRGEELLNQCGKELFLHRENWQAVKHTNRGIRRQPAFPSRLARRNFLRDLRQKPFTEAVAQHTARFKPRAEVGLLGVWMTCNYGAVLTSFALYRLLEQMGKSVSLIDFSFTERQKDPATVFRKFLVRERISTTPLHSLDYAYHLNDQFDTFMVGSDQVWNQGFMGHFFFLDFARGEKRKIAYGPSMGQLTEPSGKYLKKTAMLLKRFDAVSVREKPMVEHLKRHYGRESAWVMDPVFLLGRERWEELARQAPPAAKGRIVSYILDPAAEKRKLLLDASSKLGLPLLNMVDIQKKEVDNLGRLNLPNTMKEATLYEWLGNILHCEFFITDSFHGVCFALIFNKPFLCINNPMRGSGRFHSLLNLLRLQDRMLPEDAEALPENVPLTMDYAPVNELLEQKISQSREWLQQAFSGERDATLEEYSRLTEKKLTRRPPSRWGRLRKKGRKLLARAYHRIRRS, from the coding sequence ATGATAAAAACTGACGCCCCGCCTGAGCTCTCCACCCTGTGCACGGGCTGCTCCGCCTGCGCCAACATCTGCCCCAGGGACGCTATTTCCATGAACTGGAGCCCCTCCGGCTTCTTAACGCCCGCGGTTAATCTGGAAGCGTGCGTCCACTGCGGCCTCTGCACCAAAACCTGCCCGGACCTGAATCCGCCCGCACGGCCCCCCCAGGCGTTTGACGAGCCCAGGGCATACGCGGCCTGGGCGCTGGACGAGGCCGTGCGCCTGAACTCCTCCAGCGGAGGCGTATTCACCATCCTGGCCCGGCATATTCTTGCACAGGGAGGCGTGGTCTACGGCGTGGCGTGGAACACGGACGGGGAACTTTCCGTCCGCCATGTGCGCCTGGACTCCCTGCCGGAGCTCAAGCTCCTGAACGGCAGCAAATACCTTCAGGCGGACCCCGGCCACGCCTACCGGGACATCAAGAAGGACCTGAAAGAGGGAAAAACGGTCCTGTTTTCCGGCACGCCCTGCCAGGCGGCGGCCCTGAGAGCCTATCTGAAAAAGCCCTGGGACAGCCTCTTCATCATTGACATCGCCTGCCACGGCGTACCCTCCAAAAACCTTTTTGACGCGTACCGACAGGATTACGAACGGAGCACGGACCGGCAGATAAGCTGCATCAACTTCCGGGACAAAACCCACGGATGGAACCACTACTCCGTGATGAAATTCCACCGGGACGGCTCCGGTTCCGGCGCGCGCATTTATACGGAAGACCTTTTCATGCAGGCGTACCTGTCAGACATCTGCCTGGGGGAAGCATGCTACAACTGCCCGCATGCTTCCGGCCCCCGCACCAGTGACCTGACCCTGGCCGACTTCTGGGGCGCGGGATACTTCCATCCCAAGTGGGATGACTCCAGGGGAATCTCCCTGGTTCTGGCAAACACCTCCCGCGGGGAAGAACTTTTAAACCAATGCGGGAAGGAGCTCTTTCTGCACCGGGAGAACTGGCAGGCCGTCAAACACACCAACAGGGGCATCCGGCGGCAGCCTGCCTTCCCCTCCCGGCTGGCGCGCCGGAACTTCCTCCGGGACCTCCGGCAGAAACCCTTCACGGAAGCGGTGGCGCAGCACACGGCCCGCTTCAAACCCCGGGCGGAGGTGGGCCTGCTGGGCGTCTGGATGACGTGCAACTATGGAGCCGTGCTCACCTCCTTCGCCCTTTACCGGCTGCTGGAGCAAATGGGAAAAAGCGTTTCCCTGATTGATTTTTCCTTCACGGAGCGGCAGAAAGACCCTGCGACGGTATTCAGAAAATTCCTGGTCCGGGAGCGCATTTCCACAACGCCGCTGCACTCCCTGGACTACGCCTACCACTTAAACGACCAGTTTGACACGTTCATGGTAGGCTCCGACCAGGTGTGGAACCAGGGTTTCATGGGGCACTTCTTCTTCCTGGACTTCGCCAGGGGGGAGAAACGGAAAATCGCCTACGGGCCGTCCATGGGGCAGTTGACGGAACCTTCCGGGAAATATCTTAAAAAAACGGCCATGCTGCTCAAACGGTTCGATGCCGTTTCCGTCCGGGAAAAACCGATGGTGGAGCACCTCAAGCGGCACTATGGGCGTGAAAGCGCCTGGGTGATGGACCCCGTCTTCCTGCTGGGTAGGGAACGCTGGGAGGAGCTGGCACGGCAGGCGCCTCCGGCGGCCAAAGGCCGCATCGTCTCCTACATCCTGGACCCGGCGGCGGAAAAAAGGAAGCTCCTGCTGGACGCCTCCTCCAAACTCGGGCTCCCCCTGCTGAACATGGTGGACATCCAGAAAAAGGAGGTGGACAACCTCGGCAGGCTGAACCTGCCCAATACCATGAAGGAAGCCACGTTATATGAATGGCTCGGCAACATCCTCCACTGCGAGTTTTTCATTACGGACTCCTTCCACGGCGTCTGCTTCGCCCTGATCTTCAACAAGCCGTTCTTGTGCATCAACAATCCCATGCGCGGCTCCGGGCGCTTCCACTCCCTGCTGAACCTTCTCCGGCTTCAGGACCGCATGCTGCCCGAAGACGCGGAAGCCCTGCCGGAGAACGTCCCGCTCACGATGGACTACGCTCCCGTCAATGAACTGCTGGAACAGAAAATCTCGCAATCCCGGGAATGGCTTCAGCAGGCGTTCTCCGGGGAAAGGGATGCCACCCTGGAAGAATACAGCCGCCTGACGGAGAAAAAACTGACCAGGAGACCGCCGTCCCGGTGGGGGCGGCTCAGGAAAAAAGGAAGAAAACTCCTGGCACGGGCGTACCACCGCATCCGCAGATCATGA
- a CDS encoding acyltransferase family protein produces MPQKNSLPMEIPKKRVAWIDVSRVLAALLIMYVHLSSPLLKTTGIHLFYNGRVPFFLVLAGYFLARNITWNKAVDRALWLFIPYMIWNVLYLFLLSFPAGSSFQLADLAGIRDVFLPGMDLFSFGSESPDVPPIGPSWFLRDIIILTLLTPLLARIKILLLPALLLFFSFCNMAPDPLVTLSVGSCAFYLLGVVLSSRRIDDIHLVLNKKFGVVFCVSILVSSAMVLLHSAGILSLWTETVAGMLLGVMLIMYAGIWMEKRLPGVAARIALLAPACFLTFMLHLPIYECLPYSMKFGAFSLFTPLLAFTAIVLFYFALKRFTPFLLPYLAHVKRPSGKPSA; encoded by the coding sequence ATGCCGCAGAAAAACTCCCTTCCCATGGAAATCCCTAAAAAACGTGTCGCATGGATTGACGTGTCGCGGGTGCTTGCAGCGCTCCTGATCATGTACGTGCACCTGTCCTCCCCCTTGCTCAAGACAACGGGCATCCACCTCTTCTACAACGGCAGGGTTCCCTTCTTCCTGGTGCTGGCCGGCTACTTTCTGGCAAGAAACATCACCTGGAACAAGGCAGTTGACCGGGCTTTATGGCTGTTCATCCCGTACATGATCTGGAACGTGCTGTACCTGTTCCTTCTCTCCTTCCCTGCCGGCAGCTCCTTCCAGCTTGCGGACCTGGCCGGCATCCGGGACGTCTTCCTGCCGGGCATGGACCTCTTCTCCTTTGGGAGCGAGTCCCCCGACGTTCCCCCCATCGGCCCCTCCTGGTTTCTGCGGGACATCATCATTCTTACCCTGCTGACGCCGCTGCTGGCCCGCATTAAAATACTGCTGCTGCCCGCGCTGCTCCTCTTTTTCTCCTTCTGCAACATGGCTCCCGATCCCCTGGTGACGCTCTCCGTGGGGTCCTGCGCCTTCTACCTGCTGGGCGTCGTGCTCAGTTCCCGCCGGATTGACGACATCCATCTGGTGCTGAACAAAAAATTCGGCGTCGTCTTCTGCGTGAGCATTCTCGTTTCCTCCGCGATGGTTCTGCTGCACTCCGCCGGAATCCTTTCCCTGTGGACGGAAACGGTCGCGGGCATGCTGCTGGGAGTCATGCTGATTATGTACGCAGGCATCTGGATGGAAAAGCGTCTGCCCGGCGTTGCCGCCAGAATAGCCCTGCTGGCTCCCGCCTGTTTTCTGACCTTCATGCTGCACCTGCCCATTTACGAATGCCTTCCTTACTCCATGAAATTTGGTGCCTTCTCCCTGTTCACCCCGCTGCTGGCATTCACGGCTATTGTGCTGTTCTATTTTGCCTTGAAACGTTTCACCCCTTTCCTGCTGCCGTATCTGGCCCATGTTAAACGGCCGTCAGGAAAGCCGTCGGCTTAA